One region of Eupeodes corollae chromosome 1, idEupCoro1.1, whole genome shotgun sequence genomic DNA includes:
- the LOC129941397 gene encoding uncharacterized protein LOC129941397, translating into MAEKRSRSSNWTMAMKELLVEAARPLADIIDSKLNDGKSLKAKAIAWQNIATTFQASGFELTPKQIRDRWSRYKQEARTNLSQFNRSQRETGGGKPPKEPSEIDYEIAEISALDFVEDTAEFDCDAIWLDDVDDKENIPSSSNPPEPEPETKNSPPPPPKTICKNPRKRARKCPTLGTSEELLQKRIAQVEMETKKKEIILGLQEGVLRKKLEVQERKLHLVNLKIKAEEDKVE; encoded by the exons ATGGCTGAAAAACGGAGCAGATCATCAAATTGGACGATGGCAATGAAGGAGCTACTGGTCGAAGCAGCTAGACCACTTGCGGATATAATTGATTCCAAGCTAAATGATGGCAAATCATTAAAAGCCAAAGCTATAGCCTGGCAAAATATTGCAACAACGTTTCAGGCAAGTGGTTTTGAATTGACGCCGAAACAAATAAGAGACAGATGGAGCCGCTACAAGCAGGAGGCGCGGACCAATTTGAGTCAATTTAATCGATCTCAGAGGGAGACCGGTGGTGGAAAACCTCCTAAGGAACCTTCTGAGATCGATTACGAAATTGCTGAAATTTCCGCTCTGGATTTCGTGGAGGATACCGCAGAATTTGATTGCGATGCAATATGgcttgatgatgttgatgacaA AGAAAACATACCATCCTCATCAAATCCACCCGAACCAGAACCTGAAACGAAAAACAGCCCTCCTCCTCCGCCTAAAACTATATGCAAAAACCCAAGGAAAAGAGCGCGCAAATGTCCGACTTTGGGAACATCTGAAGAGCTCTTACAAAAACGAATTGCACAAGTGGagatggaaacaaaaaaaaaagaaatcattctTGGACTTCAGGAAGGTGTTTTAAGAAAGAAGCTTGAAGTGCAAGAACGGAAGCTCCActtagttaatttaaaaataaaggctGAAGAGGACAAAGTGGAGTAA
- the LOC129941795 gene encoding putative nuclease HARBI1 produces the protein MDSDDTIMEDLNILEDVAEARRQKVYKNKIEPFSKYDDKEFYRHYRFDKTTARFIIDLLREDIASATNRGGAISSELIVLTGLRYLAAGSYQKDVGDCHNISQQSVSNCVKKFVRALASKARDFIKFPSEPSEIRSVKRKFFDVAGFPQCVGAIDCTHIKIKNPGQEFGARHRCRKIFYSINVQVVCDASQRVTDVVARWRGSAHDSRIWRESSIYHRLQDMDLQGGVILGDSGYPGSKILLTPFRVSAILSEPEQRYNRSHIRTRNHIECLFGQLKNKFRCCFNGIQLNYETAKASIVAICILHNISKGSSNVGFLDGSDTIMPDGDLNQNDDNENDDALVQRRRLSGRYYRNIFIQ, from the exons atggATTCGGACGATACAATAATGGaagatttaaatatcttggaagaTGTGGCCGAAGCAAGGAGgcaaaaagtctataaaaacaaaattgaaccatTCTCGAAATATGACGATAAAGAGTTTTATCGGCACTacag atTTGATAAGACAACTGCCAGATTCATTATTGATCTTTTGCGGGAAGACATCGCCTCGGCTACCAATAGAGGTGGTGCAATTTCAAGTGAGTTGATTGTATTGACAGGGCTGAGATATCTTGCCGCAGGATCTTACCAGAAGGATGttg GTGATTGCCATAATATTTCTCAACAATCTGTTAGTAATTGTGTTAAGAAATTTGTTAGAGCCTTGGCCTCTAAAGCAAGGGACTTCATCAAATTCCCCAGTGAGCCCTCGGAAATTCGGTCAgtgaaaagaaagttttttgatGTTGCTGGCTTTCCACAATGTGTGGGTGCTATTGATTGCACTCATATCAAAATTAAGAATCCTGGTCAAGAATTTGGAGCACGACACAGATGTAGAAAaattttttattcaatcaaTGTTCAG GTTGTATGTGATGCAAGTCAGCGCGTTACTGACGTTGTTGCCCGTTGGAGAGGTTCAGCCCACGACTCCAGAATATGGCGAGAATCTTCCATATATCACCGTTTACAAGATATGGATTTACAAGGAGGTGTTATTCTTGGTGATTCTGGGTACCCGGGATCGAAAATATTATTGACGCCATTTAGAGTGTCTGCCATTCTCTCAGAACCAGAACAGCGGTACAATAGAAGCCATATACGCACTAGGAACCACATAGAATGTTTGTTTGGGcagctcaaaaataaatttcgatGTTGCTTCAACGGAATACAACTGAACTATGAAACTGCTAAGGCTTCGATAGTTGCTATCTGCATTCTTCATAACATTTCAAAGGGTTCTTCGAATG TGGGTTTCTTAGATGGTTCGGATACAATTATGCCTGATGGTGATTTAAATCAGaatgatgataatgaaaatGATGATGCCTTGGTGCAAAGACGAAGACTGAGTGGGCGTTATTATAGAaacatatttattcaa
- the LOC129938709 gene encoding myelin expression factor 2 gives MEFEDNQQSQVGDNSENGGDSAGGGGGGSNNDQGGDNREKERDRRGRGARGTRFSDADGGNRERSREKRNCRVYISNIPYDYRWQDLKDLFRRIVGSVEYVELFHDESGKARGCGIVEFKDPDNVEKALEKLNRYEINGRELVVKEDHGENRDQFGRIIRDGAPSGGGGGGGGGVGNRNDRMDRSFNRRNDDDRLSGRNHNVGNMMMSNDYNNASYNSYGLSASFLESLGINGPLHNKVFVANLDYKVDSKKLKQVFKLAGKVQSVDLSMDKEGNSRGFAVIEYDHPVEAVQAISMLDRQMLFDRRMTVRLDRIPDKGEGLKLPEGLGGVGIGLGPNGEPLKDVARNIPSITNQQPNQQQQQQAPQMSSNAGNMNLGGGMFNNSAQPAPVAPVSVNKQPGSGNLLGPSGGLNLSNLSSSNLAALTNVVGGLGAALSNPLLTSSLSNLGLNLGQAPITPNNEDSMSTATALTNNYSTGNNYSSAYGGSSGYNLGGGGGGGGNGGGNVGVGPSGNFDNLRNAYNSGVGPQDNNDYNSGSNLDMYGGGGGNQNPLGGGGGGGRKSDTIIIKNIPLSCTWQTLRDKFRDVGEVKFAEIRGNDVGVVRFFKERDAELAIALMDGSRMDGRTIQVSFF, from the exons atggaaTTTGAGGACAACCAACAATCACAAGTCGGAGATAATTCGGAAAATGGTGGAGACAGTGCtggtggtggtggcggcggcAGTAACAATGACCAAGGAGGAGACAACCGAGAAAAGGAGCGTGACCGCCGTGGGCGTGGAGCTCGTGGAACTCGATTTTCTGACGCCGATGGTGGCAATCGAGAACGTAGCCGTGAGAAGCGCAATTGCCGGGTTTACATTTCAAATATTCCCTACGACTATAGGTGGCAGGATTTGAAAGATCTTTTCCGCCGCATCGTCGGAAGTGTAGAATATGTGGAACTCTTCCATGACGAGAGTGGTAAGGCCCGTGGCTGTGGAATTGTGGAGTTCAAAGACCCCGATAATGTCGAAAAAGctcttgaaaaacttaatcGATACGAGATTAACGGCAGAGAGCTGGTAGTCAAGGAAGATCACGGCGAAAATCGCGATCAGTTTGGACGCATCATTCGTGACGGTGCTCCAtctggcggtggtggtggtggaggaGGTGGCGTTGGTAACCGCAACGACCGCATGGACCGCAGCTTCAACAGACGCAACGATGATGACAGACT ATCTGGGCGTAATCATAACGTTGGTAATATGATGATGTCTAACGATTATAATAATGCGTCTTACAATTCTTATGGTCTGTCTGCTTCGTTTTTGGAGAGTCTTGGAATAAATGGACCTTTgcataataaagtttttgttgctAAT tTGGACTATAAAGTCGATTCGAAAAAACTTAAACAGGTGTTTAAGTTGGCTGGTAAGGTTCAAAGCGTTGACTTGTCCATGGACAAAGAGGGCAACAGTCGTGGCTTTGCTGTTATTGAATATGATCATCCAGTTGAAGCCGTACAAGCCATTTCGATGCTTGACCGCCAAATGCTTTTTGATCGTCGTATGACTGTTCGTTTGGATCGTATTCCAGATAAGGGTGAAGGACTAAAATTACCCGAAGGTTTGGGTGGAGTTGGTATTGGTCTAGGACCCAACGGCGAGCCATTGAAGGATGTAGCGCGTAATATACCAAGTATAACTAATCAACAGCCAaatcagcagcaacagcagcaagcTCCACAAATGTCTTCTAATGCGGGAAACATGAATCTGGGCGGTGGTATGTTTAATAACTCCGCCCAACCCGCTCCAGTAGCACCAGTTTCAGTTAACAAACAACCAGGTAGCGGCAATTTATTAGGTCCATCGGGTGGCTTGAACCTTAGCAATTTGTCTTCCTCAAATTTGGCAGCTTTGACTAACGTCGTCGGAGGACTTGGAGCGGCGTTGTCAAATCCATTGCTGACTAGTAGTCTTTCCAACTTGGGCTTGAACCTTGGTCAAGCACCTATTACTCCAAACAATGAAGACTCCATGTCGACAGCAACAGCTCTTACAAACAACTACAGTACAGGCAACAACTACAGCTCGGCCTACGGTGGGTCTTCGGGTTACAATTTGGGAGGCGGTGGTGGAGGTGGCGGTAATGGTGGTGGCAATGTCGGTGTCGGTCCAAGTGGCAACTTTGACAACTTGCGCAATGCATACAACAGTGGAGTTGGGCCACAAGACAACAACGACTACAATTCCGGCTCAAACTTGGATATGTATGGCGGAGGAGGAGGAAATCAAAACCCATTAGGTGGAGGAGGTGGTGGTGGTCGCAAATCTGACACcattatcattaaaaat atTCCATTGAGTTGCACATGGCAAACATTGCGGGATAAATTCCGTGATGTTGGGGAAGTCAAATTTGCAGAGATCCGTGGAAATGATGTTGGAGTCGTACGATTCTTTAAGGAGCGAGATGCTGAATTGGCAATCG caCTTATGGACGGTTCGCGGATGGATGGCAGAACTATTCAAGTCagcttcttttaa
- the LOC129940374 gene encoding uncharacterized protein LOC129940374 translates to MSAFQRNLRATGGGPPPKSPESEHIKLMALIPHEFEVDTNDFDCDTEINCKDSELLKNELFQFAMANRTAEKEFMQLEHDEKMKSIIMEREIKLKTLNMEHLEREKMLEMERRHTEEIHQLKMRKLEEHFSL, encoded by the exons ATGTCGGCCTTCCAAAGAAACCTCAGAGCAACAGGTGGTGGACCGCCTCCCAAGTCACCTGAGTCTGAGCACATCAAATTGATGGCACTTATCCCCCATGAATTTGAGGTGGATACAAATGATTTTGATTGTGATACTGAG aTTAACTGCAAAGACAGCGAACTCctcaaaaatgaattatttcaGTTCGCTATGGCAAATCGGACAGCCGAAAAAGAGTTTATGCAGCTTGAGCACGACGAAAAAATGAAAAGCATAATAATGGAGCGGGAGATTAAATTGAAAACGTTAAATATGGAACATTTAGAAAGGGAGAAAATGCTTGAGATGGAAAGGAGGCATACAGAAGAAATACACCAGCTCAAAATGAGAAAATTGGAAGAGCACTTTTCTCTGTAG
- the LOC129940373 gene encoding putative nuclease HARBI1 — translation MPFQFSSFINDFNNLNRVLPTPRSRKVYKKRFNPMSLRNAKFKKKYRFSKRNTIKIIEIIRSDLSSDNRGGHIPIDIQVMAAIRYWGRNEIQDDGADIHGFSQPTLCQICKRVARALATKRPLLIKMPTSFSDQIRTMNKFSQIREFPKVVGAIDCTHIRIPKVGGPSGQYYINRKGYYSLNTQVVCDASLKINDIVCRWRGSTHDSRIFRESRIKQRFDDGEFNGRLLGDGGYPCTNILFTPVLNPRTDSEIRYNIAHIATRNTVERCFGVWKQRFRILLTGMRCSLENAKTTIIALAVLHNLAIDLQDVLPLTDDDVNDDNQADSTENQERSQQEGSNQNLTRRVFIEQYFSTRNQ, via the exons atgcctTTCCAATTTAGTTCATTTATtaacgattttaataatttaaatcgcGTTTTACCAACTCCGAGAAGTcggaaagtttataaaaaaaggttcaacCCAATGAGCCTAAgaaatgcaaaatttaaaaaaaaatatagattttcaaaaaggaatacaataaaaataattgaaattatccgttcggatctCAGCAGCGACAATAGAGGAGGCCACATACCCATAGATATCCAAGTAATGGCTGCAATAAGATATTGGGGACGGAACGAG atTCAAGACGATGGAGCAGACATCCATGGATTTAGCCAACCTACGCTTTGCCAAATTTGCAAGCGAGTGGCAAGAGCATTAGCTACCAAAAGAcctttgttaattaaaatgccAACTTCTTTTTCGGACCAGATAAGAACTATGAACAAGTTCTCTCAAATACGGGAGTTTCCAAAGGTGGTTGGGGCCATTGACTGTACCCATATAAGGATCCCAAAAGTAGGTGGCCCATCAGGGCAGTACTATATTAACAGAAAAGGGTACTACTCGCTGAATACGCAAGTAGTGTGCGACGCATCCcttaaaattaatgacattgTTTGCCGCTGGAGAGGGAGCACTCATGACTCACGAATTTTTAGGGAAAGCAGAATCAAACAACGATTTGATGATGGGGAGTTCAATGGTCGTCTGCTTGGGGATGGTGGGTACCCTTGTACTAATATCCTCTTTACCCCCGTTTTGAATCCTCGAACGGATTCTGAAATAAGATACAATATAGCTCATATAGCTACTCGTAACACGGTGGAAAGATGCTTTGGCGTCTGGAAGCAAAGATTCCGCATTTTGTTAACAGGTATGAGGTGCTCCTTAGAAAATGCCAAAACAACTATTATAGCCTTAGCAGTTCTTCATAACTTGGCAATTGATTTGCAGGATGTTCTTCCACTCACag atgATGATGTGAACGATGACAATCAAGCAGATTCAACTGAAAATCAAGAAAGATCGCAACAGGAAGGAAGCAACCAAAATCTCACACGGCGTGTATTTATTGAACAATACTTTTCCACTCgcaatcaataa